Proteins from one Choloepus didactylus isolate mChoDid1 chromosome 4, mChoDid1.pri, whole genome shotgun sequence genomic window:
- the FOXA1 gene encoding hepatocyte nuclear factor 3-alpha isoform X3 gives MLGTVKMEGHESSDWNSYYADTQEAYSSVPVSNMNSGLGSMNSMNTYMTMNTMTTSGNMTPASFNMSYANPGLGAGLSPGTVAGMPGSSAGAMNSMTAAGVTAMGAALSPSGMGAMGAQPAASMNGLGPYAAAMNPCMSPMAYAPSNLGRSRAATGGDAKTFKRSYPHAKPPYSYISLITMAIQQAPSKMLTLSEIYQWIMDLFPYYRQNQQRWQNSIRHSLSFNDCFVKVARSPDKPGKGSYWTLHPDSGNMFENGCYLRRQKRFKCEKQPGAGGGGGTGGGSAKGGPESRKDPSGSANPSADSPLHRGVHGKAGQLDGAPAPGPTASPQTLDHSGAAATGGASELKSPASSAAPPISSGPGALASVPPSHPAHGLAPHESQLHLKGDPHYSFNHPFSINNLMSSSEQQHKLDFKAYEQALQYSSYGATLPASLPLGSASVATRSPIEPSALEPAYYQGVYSRPVLNTS, from the exons ATGTTAGGGACTGTGAAGATGGAAGGGCATGAAAGCAGCGACTGGAACAGCTACTACGCGGACACGCAGGAG GCCTACTCCTCGGTCCCAGTCAGCAACATGAACTCGGGCCTAGGCTCCATGAACTCCATGAACACCTACATGACCATGAACACCATGACCACCTCCGGCAACATGACCCCGGCTTCGTTCAATATGTCCTACGCCAACCCGGGCCTGGGCGCGGGCCTGAGTCCCGGTACCGTGGCCGGCATGCCAGGGAGCTCCGCGGGCGCCATGAACAGCATGACGGCGGCGGGCGTGACGGCCATGGGAGCGGCGCTGAGCCCGAGCGGCATGGGCGCCATGGGCGCGCAACCCGCGGCCTCCATGAACGGCCTTGGCCCCTACGCGGCCGCCATGAATCCGTGCATGAGCCCCATGGCGTACGCGCCATCCAACCTGGGCCGCAGCCGCGCCGCCACTGGCGGTGATGCCAAAACGTTCAAGCGCAGCTACCCTCACGCCAAGCCGCCCTACTCGTACATCTCGCTCATCACCATGGCCATCCAGCAAGCGCCCAGCAAAATGCTCACGCTGAGCGAGATCTACCAGTGGATCATGGACCTCTTTCCCTATTACCGGCAGAACCAGCAGCGGTGGCAGAACTCCATCCGCCACTCGCTCTCCTTCAACGACTGTTTCGTCAAGGTAGCGCGCTCCCCAGACAAGCCAGGCAAGGGCTCCTACTGGACGCTGCACCCGGACTCTGGCAACATGTTCGAGAATGGTTGCTACTTGCGCCGCCAGAAGCGCTTCAAGTGCGAGAAGCAGCCGGGGGCCGGGGGTGGAGGCGGGACCGGGGGCGGCAGCGCCAAGGGCGGCCCTGAGAGCCGCAAGGACCCCTCGGGCTCAGCCAACCCCAGCGCCGACTCACCCCTTCACCGGGGCGTGCACGGCAAGGCTGGCCAGCTAGATGGCGCGCCGGCCCCTGGGCCCACCGCCAGCCCGCAGACTCTGGACCACAGCGGGGCAGCGGCGACAGGGGGCGCCTCAGAGCTGAAGTCTCCGGCCTCGTCAGCTGCGCCTCCCATCAGCTCCGGTCCCGGGGCCCTGGCATCCGTGCCCCCTTCCCACCCGGCGCATGGCCTGGCACCCCACGAGTCCCAGCTACACCTGAAAGGGGACCCCCACTACTCCTTCAACCACCCCTTCTCCATCAACAACCTCATGTCCTCCTCGGAGCAGCAGCACAAGCTGGACTTCAAGGCATACGAACAGGCACTGCAGTACTCGTCCTACGGTGCCACGTTGCCCGCCAGCCTGCCGCTCGGAAGCGCCTCGGTGGCCACCAGGAGCCCCATCGAGCCTTCAGCCCTGGAGCCGGCCTACTACCAAGGTGTGTATTCCAGACCTGTCTTAAACACTTCCTAG
- the FOXA1 gene encoding hepatocyte nuclear factor 3-alpha isoform X2: MLGTVKMEGHESSDWNSYYADTQEAYSSVPVSNMNSGLGSMNSMNTYMTMNTMTTSGNMTPASFNMSYANPGLGAGLSPGTVAGMPGSSAGAMNSMTAAGVTAMGAALSPSGMGAMGAQPAASMNGLGPYAAAMNPCMSPMAYAPSNLGRSRAATGGDAKTFKRSYPHAKPPYSYISLITMAIQQAPSKMLTLSEIYQWIMDLFPYYRQNQQRWQNSIRHSLSFNDCFVKVARSPDKPGKGSYWTLHPDSGNMFENGCYLRRQKRFKCEKQPGAGGGGGTGGGSAKGGPESRKDPSGSANPSADSPLHRGVHGKAGQLDGAPAPGPTASPQTLDHSGAAATGGASELKSPASSAAPPISSGPGALASVPPSHPAHGLAPHESQLHLKGDPHYSFNHPFSINNLMSSSEQQHKLDFKAYEQALQYSSYGATLPASLPLGSASVATRSPIEPSALEPAYYQGEFAALFPALCDV; encoded by the exons ATGTTAGGGACTGTGAAGATGGAAGGGCATGAAAGCAGCGACTGGAACAGCTACTACGCGGACACGCAGGAG GCCTACTCCTCGGTCCCAGTCAGCAACATGAACTCGGGCCTAGGCTCCATGAACTCCATGAACACCTACATGACCATGAACACCATGACCACCTCCGGCAACATGACCCCGGCTTCGTTCAATATGTCCTACGCCAACCCGGGCCTGGGCGCGGGCCTGAGTCCCGGTACCGTGGCCGGCATGCCAGGGAGCTCCGCGGGCGCCATGAACAGCATGACGGCGGCGGGCGTGACGGCCATGGGAGCGGCGCTGAGCCCGAGCGGCATGGGCGCCATGGGCGCGCAACCCGCGGCCTCCATGAACGGCCTTGGCCCCTACGCGGCCGCCATGAATCCGTGCATGAGCCCCATGGCGTACGCGCCATCCAACCTGGGCCGCAGCCGCGCCGCCACTGGCGGTGATGCCAAAACGTTCAAGCGCAGCTACCCTCACGCCAAGCCGCCCTACTCGTACATCTCGCTCATCACCATGGCCATCCAGCAAGCGCCCAGCAAAATGCTCACGCTGAGCGAGATCTACCAGTGGATCATGGACCTCTTTCCCTATTACCGGCAGAACCAGCAGCGGTGGCAGAACTCCATCCGCCACTCGCTCTCCTTCAACGACTGTTTCGTCAAGGTAGCGCGCTCCCCAGACAAGCCAGGCAAGGGCTCCTACTGGACGCTGCACCCGGACTCTGGCAACATGTTCGAGAATGGTTGCTACTTGCGCCGCCAGAAGCGCTTCAAGTGCGAGAAGCAGCCGGGGGCCGGGGGTGGAGGCGGGACCGGGGGCGGCAGCGCCAAGGGCGGCCCTGAGAGCCGCAAGGACCCCTCGGGCTCAGCCAACCCCAGCGCCGACTCACCCCTTCACCGGGGCGTGCACGGCAAGGCTGGCCAGCTAGATGGCGCGCCGGCCCCTGGGCCCACCGCCAGCCCGCAGACTCTGGACCACAGCGGGGCAGCGGCGACAGGGGGCGCCTCAGAGCTGAAGTCTCCGGCCTCGTCAGCTGCGCCTCCCATCAGCTCCGGTCCCGGGGCCCTGGCATCCGTGCCCCCTTCCCACCCGGCGCATGGCCTGGCACCCCACGAGTCCCAGCTACACCTGAAAGGGGACCCCCACTACTCCTTCAACCACCCCTTCTCCATCAACAACCTCATGTCCTCCTCGGAGCAGCAGCACAAGCTGGACTTCAAGGCATACGAACAGGCACTGCAGTACTCGTCCTACGGTGCCACGTTGCCCGCCAGCCTGCCGCTCGGAAGCGCCTCGGTGGCCACCAGGAGCCCCATCGAGCCTTCAGCCCTGGAGCCGGCCTACTACCAAG
- the FOXA1 gene encoding hepatocyte nuclear factor 3-alpha isoform X1 codes for MLGTVKMEGHESSDWNSYYADTQEAYSSVPVSNMNSGLGSMNSMNTYMTMNTMTTSGNMTPASFNMSYANPGLGAGLSPGTVAGMPGSSAGAMNSMTAAGVTAMGAALSPSGMGAMGAQPAASMNGLGPYAAAMNPCMSPMAYAPSNLGRSRAATGGDAKTFKRSYPHAKPPYSYISLITMAIQQAPSKMLTLSEIYQWIMDLFPYYRQNQQRWQNSIRHSLSFNDCFVKVARSPDKPGKGSYWTLHPDSGNMFENGCYLRRQKRFKCEKQPGAGGGGGTGGGSAKGGPESRKDPSGSANPSADSPLHRGVHGKAGQLDGAPAPGPTASPQTLDHSGAAATGGASELKSPASSAAPPISSGPGALASVPPSHPAHGLAPHESQLHLKGDPHYSFNHPFSINNLMSSSEQQHKLDFKAYEQALQYSSYGATLPASLPLGSASVATRSPIEPSALEPAYYQAGEFAALFPALCDV; via the exons ATGTTAGGGACTGTGAAGATGGAAGGGCATGAAAGCAGCGACTGGAACAGCTACTACGCGGACACGCAGGAG GCCTACTCCTCGGTCCCAGTCAGCAACATGAACTCGGGCCTAGGCTCCATGAACTCCATGAACACCTACATGACCATGAACACCATGACCACCTCCGGCAACATGACCCCGGCTTCGTTCAATATGTCCTACGCCAACCCGGGCCTGGGCGCGGGCCTGAGTCCCGGTACCGTGGCCGGCATGCCAGGGAGCTCCGCGGGCGCCATGAACAGCATGACGGCGGCGGGCGTGACGGCCATGGGAGCGGCGCTGAGCCCGAGCGGCATGGGCGCCATGGGCGCGCAACCCGCGGCCTCCATGAACGGCCTTGGCCCCTACGCGGCCGCCATGAATCCGTGCATGAGCCCCATGGCGTACGCGCCATCCAACCTGGGCCGCAGCCGCGCCGCCACTGGCGGTGATGCCAAAACGTTCAAGCGCAGCTACCCTCACGCCAAGCCGCCCTACTCGTACATCTCGCTCATCACCATGGCCATCCAGCAAGCGCCCAGCAAAATGCTCACGCTGAGCGAGATCTACCAGTGGATCATGGACCTCTTTCCCTATTACCGGCAGAACCAGCAGCGGTGGCAGAACTCCATCCGCCACTCGCTCTCCTTCAACGACTGTTTCGTCAAGGTAGCGCGCTCCCCAGACAAGCCAGGCAAGGGCTCCTACTGGACGCTGCACCCGGACTCTGGCAACATGTTCGAGAATGGTTGCTACTTGCGCCGCCAGAAGCGCTTCAAGTGCGAGAAGCAGCCGGGGGCCGGGGGTGGAGGCGGGACCGGGGGCGGCAGCGCCAAGGGCGGCCCTGAGAGCCGCAAGGACCCCTCGGGCTCAGCCAACCCCAGCGCCGACTCACCCCTTCACCGGGGCGTGCACGGCAAGGCTGGCCAGCTAGATGGCGCGCCGGCCCCTGGGCCCACCGCCAGCCCGCAGACTCTGGACCACAGCGGGGCAGCGGCGACAGGGGGCGCCTCAGAGCTGAAGTCTCCGGCCTCGTCAGCTGCGCCTCCCATCAGCTCCGGTCCCGGGGCCCTGGCATCCGTGCCCCCTTCCCACCCGGCGCATGGCCTGGCACCCCACGAGTCCCAGCTACACCTGAAAGGGGACCCCCACTACTCCTTCAACCACCCCTTCTCCATCAACAACCTCATGTCCTCCTCGGAGCAGCAGCACAAGCTGGACTTCAAGGCATACGAACAGGCACTGCAGTACTCGTCCTACGGTGCCACGTTGCCCGCCAGCCTGCCGCTCGGAAGCGCCTCGGTGGCCACCAGGAGCCCCATCGAGCCTTCAGCCCTGGAGCCGGCCTACTACCAAG
- the FOXA1 gene encoding hepatocyte nuclear factor 3-alpha isoform X4, with translation MLGTVKMEGHESSDWNSYYADTQEAYSSVPVSNMNSGLGSMNSMNTYMTMNTMTTSGNMTPASFNMSYANPGLGAGLSPGTVAGMPGSSAGAMNSMTAAGVTAMGAALSPSGMGAMGAQPAASMNGLGPYAAAMNPCMSPMAYAPSNLGRSRAATGGDAKTFKRSYPHAKPPYSYISLITMAIQQAPSKMLTLSEIYQWIMDLFPYYRQNQQRWQNSIRHSLSFNDCFVKVARSPDKPGKGSYWTLHPDSGNMFENGCYLRRQKRFKCEKQPGAGGGGGTGGGSAKGGPESRKDPSGSANPSADSPLHRGVHGKAGQLDGAPAPGPTASPQTLDHSGAAATGGASELKSPASSAAPPISSGPGALASVPPSHPAHGLAPHESQLHLKGDPHYSFNHPFSINNLMSSSEQQHKLDFKAYEQALQYSSYGATLPASLPLGSASVATRSPIEPSALEPAYYQEA, from the exons ATGTTAGGGACTGTGAAGATGGAAGGGCATGAAAGCAGCGACTGGAACAGCTACTACGCGGACACGCAGGAG GCCTACTCCTCGGTCCCAGTCAGCAACATGAACTCGGGCCTAGGCTCCATGAACTCCATGAACACCTACATGACCATGAACACCATGACCACCTCCGGCAACATGACCCCGGCTTCGTTCAATATGTCCTACGCCAACCCGGGCCTGGGCGCGGGCCTGAGTCCCGGTACCGTGGCCGGCATGCCAGGGAGCTCCGCGGGCGCCATGAACAGCATGACGGCGGCGGGCGTGACGGCCATGGGAGCGGCGCTGAGCCCGAGCGGCATGGGCGCCATGGGCGCGCAACCCGCGGCCTCCATGAACGGCCTTGGCCCCTACGCGGCCGCCATGAATCCGTGCATGAGCCCCATGGCGTACGCGCCATCCAACCTGGGCCGCAGCCGCGCCGCCACTGGCGGTGATGCCAAAACGTTCAAGCGCAGCTACCCTCACGCCAAGCCGCCCTACTCGTACATCTCGCTCATCACCATGGCCATCCAGCAAGCGCCCAGCAAAATGCTCACGCTGAGCGAGATCTACCAGTGGATCATGGACCTCTTTCCCTATTACCGGCAGAACCAGCAGCGGTGGCAGAACTCCATCCGCCACTCGCTCTCCTTCAACGACTGTTTCGTCAAGGTAGCGCGCTCCCCAGACAAGCCAGGCAAGGGCTCCTACTGGACGCTGCACCCGGACTCTGGCAACATGTTCGAGAATGGTTGCTACTTGCGCCGCCAGAAGCGCTTCAAGTGCGAGAAGCAGCCGGGGGCCGGGGGTGGAGGCGGGACCGGGGGCGGCAGCGCCAAGGGCGGCCCTGAGAGCCGCAAGGACCCCTCGGGCTCAGCCAACCCCAGCGCCGACTCACCCCTTCACCGGGGCGTGCACGGCAAGGCTGGCCAGCTAGATGGCGCGCCGGCCCCTGGGCCCACCGCCAGCCCGCAGACTCTGGACCACAGCGGGGCAGCGGCGACAGGGGGCGCCTCAGAGCTGAAGTCTCCGGCCTCGTCAGCTGCGCCTCCCATCAGCTCCGGTCCCGGGGCCCTGGCATCCGTGCCCCCTTCCCACCCGGCGCATGGCCTGGCACCCCACGAGTCCCAGCTACACCTGAAAGGGGACCCCCACTACTCCTTCAACCACCCCTTCTCCATCAACAACCTCATGTCCTCCTCGGAGCAGCAGCACAAGCTGGACTTCAAGGCATACGAACAGGCACTGCAGTACTCGTCCTACGGTGCCACGTTGCCCGCCAGCCTGCCGCTCGGAAGCGCCTCGGTGGCCACCAGGAGCCCCATCGAGCCTTCAGCCCTGGAGCCGGCCTACTACCAAG
- the FOXA1 gene encoding hepatocyte nuclear factor 3-alpha isoform X5: protein MLGTVKMEGHESSDWNSYYADTQEAYSSVPVSNMNSGLGSMNSMNTYMTMNTMTTSGNMTPASFNMSYANPGLGAGLSPGTVAGMPGSSAGAMNSMTAAGVTAMGAALSPSGMGAMGAQPAASMNGLGPYAAAMNPCMSPMAYAPSNLGRSRAATGGDAKTFKRSYPHAKPPYSYISLITMAIQQAPSKMLTLSEIYQWIMDLFPYYRQNQQRWQNSIRHSLSFNDCFVKVARSPDKPGKGSYWTLHPDSGNMFENGCYLRRQKRFKCEKQPGAGGGGGTGGGSAKGGPESRKDPSGSANPSADSPLHRGVHGKAGQLDGAPAPGPTASPQTLDHSGAAATGGASELKSPASSAAPPISSGPGALASVPPSHPAHGLAPHESQLHLKGDPHYSFNHPFSINNLMSSSEQQHKLDFKAYEQALQYSSYGATLPASLPLGSASVATRSPIEPSALEPAYYQEF, encoded by the exons ATGTTAGGGACTGTGAAGATGGAAGGGCATGAAAGCAGCGACTGGAACAGCTACTACGCGGACACGCAGGAG GCCTACTCCTCGGTCCCAGTCAGCAACATGAACTCGGGCCTAGGCTCCATGAACTCCATGAACACCTACATGACCATGAACACCATGACCACCTCCGGCAACATGACCCCGGCTTCGTTCAATATGTCCTACGCCAACCCGGGCCTGGGCGCGGGCCTGAGTCCCGGTACCGTGGCCGGCATGCCAGGGAGCTCCGCGGGCGCCATGAACAGCATGACGGCGGCGGGCGTGACGGCCATGGGAGCGGCGCTGAGCCCGAGCGGCATGGGCGCCATGGGCGCGCAACCCGCGGCCTCCATGAACGGCCTTGGCCCCTACGCGGCCGCCATGAATCCGTGCATGAGCCCCATGGCGTACGCGCCATCCAACCTGGGCCGCAGCCGCGCCGCCACTGGCGGTGATGCCAAAACGTTCAAGCGCAGCTACCCTCACGCCAAGCCGCCCTACTCGTACATCTCGCTCATCACCATGGCCATCCAGCAAGCGCCCAGCAAAATGCTCACGCTGAGCGAGATCTACCAGTGGATCATGGACCTCTTTCCCTATTACCGGCAGAACCAGCAGCGGTGGCAGAACTCCATCCGCCACTCGCTCTCCTTCAACGACTGTTTCGTCAAGGTAGCGCGCTCCCCAGACAAGCCAGGCAAGGGCTCCTACTGGACGCTGCACCCGGACTCTGGCAACATGTTCGAGAATGGTTGCTACTTGCGCCGCCAGAAGCGCTTCAAGTGCGAGAAGCAGCCGGGGGCCGGGGGTGGAGGCGGGACCGGGGGCGGCAGCGCCAAGGGCGGCCCTGAGAGCCGCAAGGACCCCTCGGGCTCAGCCAACCCCAGCGCCGACTCACCCCTTCACCGGGGCGTGCACGGCAAGGCTGGCCAGCTAGATGGCGCGCCGGCCCCTGGGCCCACCGCCAGCCCGCAGACTCTGGACCACAGCGGGGCAGCGGCGACAGGGGGCGCCTCAGAGCTGAAGTCTCCGGCCTCGTCAGCTGCGCCTCCCATCAGCTCCGGTCCCGGGGCCCTGGCATCCGTGCCCCCTTCCCACCCGGCGCATGGCCTGGCACCCCACGAGTCCCAGCTACACCTGAAAGGGGACCCCCACTACTCCTTCAACCACCCCTTCTCCATCAACAACCTCATGTCCTCCTCGGAGCAGCAGCACAAGCTGGACTTCAAGGCATACGAACAGGCACTGCAGTACTCGTCCTACGGTGCCACGTTGCCCGCCAGCCTGCCGCTCGGAAGCGCCTCGGTGGCCACCAGGAGCCCCATCGAGCCTTCAGCCCTGGAGCCGGCCTACTACCAAG